In Prunus dulcis chromosome 1, ALMONDv2, whole genome shotgun sequence, the following are encoded in one genomic region:
- the LOC117628276 gene encoding UPF0301 protein MAB_4928c, which yields MDLCSLHVKNINRSPFMHRNSFTEKPICWNFGNVRPSWAGVEDGRDFESGVLNSKRRVSSNGFRSLVVRAMGKKNNNGNSSNSSSSSGNGDRSIPEGDGEKENDSSENFRDTSSQKNYRINLDWREFRAKLYTGWQGEQAESDAQNQGGTPYQSKPLGLKWAHPISVPETGCVLVATEKLDGVRTFERTVVLLLRSGTRHPEEGPFGVVINRPLHKRIKHMKPTNLDLATTFSDCSLHFGGPLEASMFLLKTAGKTKLPGFEEVIPGLCFGARNSLDEAAGLVKKGLVKPQDFRFFVGYAGWQLDQLTEEIESDYWYVAACSSNLIYGASSESSSESLWEEILQLMGGQYSELSRKPKQQDM from the exons ATGGATCTGTGCTCCCTGCACGTCAAGAACATCAACAGAAGCCCTTTTATGCATAGGAACTCGTTTACTGAGAAACCCATTTGTTGGAACTTCGGAAATGTGAGGCCTTCTTGGGCTGGTGTTGAAGATGGGAGGGACTTTGAGAGTGGGGTCTTGAATTCGAAGCGCAGGGTTTCCTCTAATGGGTTTCGTTCTTTGGTTGTGAGAGCCATGGGGAAGAAGAACAATAATGGAAATTCATCTaactcttcctcttcttcag GAAATGGTGACCGTTCTATTCCAGAAGGTGatggtgaaaaagaaaacgatTCTTCAGAAAACTTCAGAGACACTTCTTCCCAGAAAAATTATCGTATAAACTTGGATTGGAGAGAGTTCAGAGCAAAGCTATATACTGGGTGGCAG GGAGAACAAGCGGAATCTGATGCTCAGAACCAAGGTGGGACTCCCTACCAATCAAAACCTCTTGGCCTGAAGTGGGCTCATCCTATTTCCGTACCTGAGACAGGCTGTGTCCTGGTTGCCACAGAAAAGCTTGATGGAGTGCGCACCTTTGAAAGAACTGTTGTTCTTCTCCTCAGATCAGGAACCAGACACCCAGAAGAGGGGCCATTTGGAGTTGTTATCAACAGGCCACTCCACAAAAGGATCAAACACATGAAGCCCACAAATCTTGATCTTGCAACCACATTTTCTGATTGTTCTTTGCATTTTGGTGGGCCTCTCGAGGCAAGCatgtttttgttaaaaacagCGGGCAAGACAAAGCTTCCTGGGTTTGAAGAAGTGATCCCTGGCCTTTGTTTTGGTGCTCGTAACAGCCTGGATGAAGCTGCTGGGCTAGTAAAGAAGGGTCTTGTTAAGCCCCAGGATTTCAGATTCTTTGTTGGATATGCTGGGTGGCAGCTGGATCAGTTGACAGAGGAGATTGAATCGGATTATTGGTACGTGGCTGCTTGCAGCTCAAATTTGATTTACGGGGCTTCATCAGAGTCTTCGTCAGAAAGTTTGTGGGAAGAAATTTTGCAGCTAATGGGTGGCCAGTATTCTGAATTGAGTCGAAAGCCTAAGCAGCAGGATATGTAG
- the LOC117620072 gene encoding lysine histidine transporter-like 5 gives MTNPDQSSSAVQAVSQPGYTSPQLPANNPEPTNPQGNAANANEEVAARTTQQEADISSWLPITANRNAKWWYSAFHNVTAVVGAGILGLPFALSQLGWTAGILAIVISWVITFYSFWQLIILHEIVPGKRFDRYPELGQHCFGPKLGYWIIMPQQLIVQVASSIVYSVTGGKSLKKFFDLVIPSWGDVRQTYFILFFTVCQLVISQTPNFNSLKGISLIAAVMSCGYAMISFVASTIRGAHHHQHVNHGVRSNATPGKVFDMLNGFGTIAFAFAGHSVALEIQATIPSTPEKPSKVAMWRGVVVAYIIVIFCYLAVAISGFWAFGNTVEDDVLISLEKPNWLVALANIMVFFHVIGSYQIFSMPVFDVIESYLVGNLGFKPGRLLRLIGRSLYVLLAGFIAMCIPFFGGLQGLFGGLVFSSTSYYMPCVMWLVTQKPKRFSVHWIASWISIIIGVLLAVFSPIGGARQIIVSAKTYKIFS, from the exons ATGACCAACCCAGATCAGTCAAGTAGTGCTGTTCAAGCA GTAAGCCAGCCAGGGTATACTAGCCCTCAACTCCCGGCAAACAACCCAGAGCCTACTAACCCTCAG GGAAATGCTGCAAACGCAAATGAAGAAGTGGCTGCAAGAACTACCCAGCAGGAAGCTGACATAAGTAGCTGGCTGCCCATAACTGCTAATAGGAATGCAAAATGGTGGTACTCAGCTTTTCACAATGTTACAGCTGTTGTTGGGGCAGGAATTCTAGGGTTACCTTTTGCATTATCACAACTTGGCTG GACCGCTGGAATTCTAGCCATAGTTATTTCATGGGTGATCACTTTCTACTCATTCTGGCAACTGATTATATTGCATGAAATAGTGCCCGGGAAGCGTTTTGATCGATACCCAGAACTAGGGCAGCATTGCTTTGGACCAAAGCTAGGGTATTGGATCATTATGCCACAGCAGTTGATTGTACAAGTGGCTTCATCCATTGTGTATTCAGTGACGGGTGGGAAGTCATTGAAAAAATTCTTCGATCTGGTCATTCCAAGCTGGGGTGATGTTAGACAAACATATTTCATCCTCTTCTTCACTGTGTGCCAATTAGTGATCTCCCAAACtccaaatttcaattctttGAAAGGCATTTCTCTCATTGCAGCAGTCATGTCTTGCGG TTACGCCATGATATCATTTGTGGCATCCACAATCAGGGGTGCCCATCACCATCAACATGTTAATCATGGAGTTCGGTCTAATGCAACCCCTGGAAAAGTTTTTGATATGCTGAATGGATTTGGAACAATAGCATTTGCTTTTGCTGGGCATAGTGTGGCCTTGGAGATTCAAGCCACAATCCCTTCAACTCCAGAGAAGCCATCAAAAGTTGCCATGTGGAGAGGTGTTGTGGTTGCTTACATCATTGTGATATTTTGCTATCTTGCCGTTGCAATCTCTGGCTTCTGGGCTTTCGGCAATACTGTAGAAGATGATGTTCTCATCTCACTAGAGAAACCTAACTGGCTCGTTGCATTGGCCAACATTATGGTGTTCTTTCATGTTATAGGAAGCTATCAG ATCTTTTCAATGCCTGTGTTTGACGTTATTGAGTCATATTTAGTAGGAAATTTAGGTTTCAAACCCGGACGACTTTTACGCCTCATTGGTCGTAGTTTGTACGTAC TCTTAGCAGGATTTATTGCAATGTGCATCCCATTTTTTGGAGGATTGCAAGGACTATTTGGAGGCCTAGTGTTCTCTTCGACATCATATTAT ATGCCTTGCGTTATGTGGCTTGTCACCCAAAAACCAAAGAGATTTAGCGTTCACTGGATTGCTTCATGG ATATCGATCATTATAGGAGTGCTGCTGGCAGTTTTTTCACCCATAGGAGGAGCACGTCAAATTATTGTATCAGCCAAAACTTACAAAATCTTTTCTTAG